Sequence from the Phragmites australis chromosome 6, lpPhrAust1.1, whole genome shotgun sequence genome:
CCGCCTCCTCTCGCCACAGGTAGCTGAAGCTAGCTGCACTCCGTAGTCGTTGAGGCTTCTGGAGCGCAGCGTCATCAAGGAGAAGCTTGTGCTGGAGGTAAAGAACAAGCTAGAGCTGTCTTTACCAGCTAGTGCATCTGCAGCTGCATCATTACTAGCGTCTTGTCAAGATAAGTCGTCAGGTTGAAGATAGCGGAAAAGGATCTCCCTTTCCGTGTTGCTTCCTGTTAAGCTGCTCGTTTGGTTTTGGTTTCGCGCTTGTGCTTCACTGTGGGATGCGAATTAAGCTGCTTTATAAGGGGCAAATGCTTGTGTCCAGGTCCCGGCAGGTTTAGCCTTGCTAGTGGTAGTCAAGCGAAGAAGGCTGCACGCGAGGAGGCCGACCGATCGAATAACAAGCTGGCGGCCGGCAAGTGGTGGGAGCGACCAGATGACACGGCCATGGCCGGAATGGACCCCGGCGGAGGCGGCAGCTCGCGATACTTCCACCAACTCCTCCGACCGCAGCAGCCCTCCCCGCTGTCGCCCACCTCCCACGTCAAGATGGAGCACCAAAAGATGTCGCCAGACAAGAGTCCGGTCGTCGAGGGAGACACCGGCGGGAGCGGCAGCGGCGCCGGCGGTGACCAGCCGTCCTCTTCGGCCATGGTCcccgccgacggcggcggcggcggcggctccggctccggctcggGCGGGCCCACACGGCGACCGCGCGGGCGCCCTCCGGGGTCCAAGAACAAGCCGAAGCCGCCCATCATCGTGACGCGCGACAGCCCCAACGCGCTGCACTCGCACGTCCTCGAGGTCACGGCCGGCGCGGACGTCGTCGACTGCGTGGCCGAGTAcgcgcgccgccgcggccgcggcgtgTGCGTGCTGAGCGGCGGGGGCGCTGTCGTCAACGTGGCGCTCCGGCAGCCAGGCGCGTCGCCTCCCGGGAGCATGGTAGCCACACTGCGGGGACGGTTCGAGATCCTGTCGCTCACCGGCACGGTGttgccgccgcccgcgccaccCGGCGCGAGCGGCCTCACAGTGTTCCTCTCGGGCGGGCAGGGGCAGGTGATCGGCGGGAGCGTGGTGGGACCGTTGGTCGCCGCGGGGCCCGTTGTGCTGATGGCCGCGTCGTTCGCGAATGCCGTGTACGAGCGGCTGCCActggagggagaggaagaggagacagCCGCGGCTGCCGCCGGTGCGGAACCGCAAGATCAAGTGACGCAGACAGCTGGACCCCAAGGGCAGCAGCCGACGGCGTCGCAGTCCTCTGGTGTGACCGGAGGCGAtgccggcggtggcggcatgTCACTCTACAACCTCACTGGGAATGCGGGGGCCTACCAGCTCCCCGGTGATAACTTTGGAGGCTGgagtggaggcggcggcggagtcaGGCCACCACCGTTCTGATCCATGCCTTGCCATCCAAATTCACATCCACATGATGAAGACGTAATCACAGAGATTCAAATGGTGCAGAAGCTCTTGCCATCCTATACTTAGAGC
This genomic interval carries:
- the LOC133921385 gene encoding AT-hook motif nuclear-localized protein 25-like produces the protein MAGMDPGGGGSSRYFHQLLRPQQPSPLSPTSHVKMEHQKMSPDKSPVVEGDTGGSGSGAGGDQPSSSAMVPADGGGGGGSGSGSGGPTRRPRGRPPGSKNKPKPPIIVTRDSPNALHSHVLEVTAGADVVDCVAEYARRRGRGVCVLSGGGAVVNVALRQPGASPPGSMVATLRGRFEILSLTGTVLPPPAPPGASGLTVFLSGGQGQVIGGSVVGPLVAAGPVVLMAASFANAVYERLPLEGEEEETAAAAAGAEPQDQVTQTAGPQGQQPTASQSSGVTGGDAGGGGMSLYNLTGNAGAYQLPGDNFGGWSGGGGGVRPPPF